One Serratia liquefaciens genomic window, AGAGTGAAAAAGGGCCTGGCACAATGACGTACTCCGGTTGCGTGCCCAGCGCGTGGATTCGGGGATATAGCGGTAAACAGCTAACATAATCAGCAAGGGTAAGATGCCAAACAGATACATCCAGCGCCAGGAGAGGCCCCACGTCGAACCGACGACAATCCACAGGCCGGAGACCAACAAACCGCCTACCGAAAAGCCCGCTTGTAACAGACCCGCGCCTTTGGTGCGCCATTTCTCTGGCCAAACCTCCTGCAACAGCGACGTGCCGACGCCCCACTCTGCGCCGATACCAATGCCAGTGATAAAGCGCCAGAAGGCAAAAAGCACGATCGATGAAGAGGTCGCGGTCATCGGCGTTGCCAGGCTGTATAGCACCACTCTGAGTAGCATGGTTTTACGCCGACCTATGCGATCACCTAATATGCCGCCAAGGATGCCACCCGTCGCCCAGCCGGCCAAAGTGATAGCCACCATGTAGCCAAGGTAGCGAACAAAAGCGGCTTGTTCGGTCGCGGGTAGCAGTTCTCCGAGCGTAGAACGCGCGGTAACCAGTAGGACAAACGTGTCATAGCCATCGGCTATCCAGAACAGGGTAATAATTGCAAGGATAATCCAGGCACGTCGGTTCAGATGGGAAATAGCCGGAACGCTCATGGTATTTGCTCCTGCGTAGACGTAAGCGGCATATGCAATCCCGCTTGTTCCAGTAGCGGAATAACGCTGTTGCTAAAGAAAGCCAATTCCGGCTCGTAGTCATAGAAGGTGATTTGCACTCCATCAATGCCTGCATGGTGAAGCTGCGCCAGCCGATCCGCGACAATATGTAAATGCCCGCCCACCGCACGGCCACGTGCGCTGTGTTGCGGCCATGACTGGCTATCGCCAGCCGAGTGACGCGCTGCAAAGTTCTCTATTGCCGCCAGATCGGCATGATCGATAATCGCCTGGTAATAGCGCCACGTCTCTTCACTCGTAGGGCGTACAATAATCGTCGGATTGATGATCACCCGTATCCGTCGCCGCTGTCGCTCTGCCGCGTTTTTCACCGCGCGTATATGGTCTGTCAATGCGGCGATCGCGTTGGCGAATTGCTCTCCTGCCGGGCTGGAAATAAAGACAATATCGGAATGGCGAGCCGCATACTCAAAACCCGCTGCTGAGCCGGATGCCGAGGCGAGAATCGGGCGACCAAAGCGCGGACGCGGCGAAACGTAGGCCTGCTCCAGCGAATAGAACTCCCCCTGCCAGTTGAGATTGTCCTCGCCGTGCCATAACGCGTTGCAGATACGAATAAATTCATCAGCTTGCTGGTAACGTCGATTATGATCGGCTCGGGTCATGCCAAATATTTTTGGTTCATTTTCTGCGTAACCAGTGACAATATTCGCGCCAAAGCGCCCGCCGGAAAGATGATCGGCGGTAGCAAGAAAACGCGCCAGGTGAAGCGGATGCCAGGGACCATATAAAATATGGATAGTCCCCAGCAGCAATATCCGCTTCGTTAGCGCCGCCAATCCCACGGCAGAAATAAAGGGATCGAGGAAATTTTCCCGATAGCCCGTTTCTCCGCCGAATCCTCCTTTTGGTAACCATTGCGACAGGCCGAAAACGACATCGAACCCGAGTGCTTCCGCCTGTTGAGTTAAGCGGGCATTGTAGTCAAATGACCAGTCGGTATCGCGAGGGAGAGTGGATTGCGACCATCCTCCGGTTTGTAGAGGTAAAAACAACCCCAACATCAGCGGCTGAGCAAATGCTTGCGACGCAAGAGCAGGCTTTGTTTTTCATAAAGCGTTCTGCTGGCTCAACAGGGGCAAACTGAAGCCGAAGTTTATGAATTAATTCATGGAATTCAGGGATGATTTTAATTTGTCAATAAAAGTGCTGACCCGGAGGGGAAGGTAACGCGTTGTCGGTAGAACAGCCCAGACTGATAAAGCCTGAGGCCTGGCATCAAGTAAATCAATCTCAACAAGCGTACCTTCCCGGGTCTCTTTTAAGACATCCCAGCGAGTAAGTTGTGCAATTCCCAGTCCCTCAGCACACAGGTCTCTTACCCCTTCCACGTTATCTGAGCTAAAACGCCCATCAACGCTGGTCCTGATAACTTCACCATCACGCTCGAAAATCCATTGAGGTACGCTACTGAGTCTCAGGCAATGATGTTGCATTAAATCCTCGACGAACTGAGGTTTACCATTCGCTTTCAGATAATCGGGTGAAGCGCAGATTACACGAGGATTATCAGCAATTTTACGGGCTATAAGTGTTGAGTCCTTTAATGGCGCGATACGTATTGCCACATCAATCCCTCTCCCGACGATATCAACCACATCTTCGCTTAACTGAAGGTCGATACTCAGCTTTGGATTGTCTGCTAACAGTCCAGAAACGAGAGGCAAGATATTACGCCGTCCGAATCCTGATGGTGCAGTGATTCTCAATAATCCTACGGCCCCCTGCGTTGATGAAGAAAATAGCGCCCGAGCCCCCGTCTCCGCTTCAATGAGTGCCCTGGCATAAGGCAGGAATTCCATGCCTTCCTGAGTTAATGAAACAGATCGGGTCGTTCTCTGTAAAAGGCGCGTTCCGAGCTCGTGTTCAAGTGATGCGAGGCGTCTTGAAACAGACATGGCGGAAATACCCAGTCGTTTCGCTGCCTGAGTGAGGCTGTGAGTTTCGGTTATGACGAGGAAGAGTGATACGTCCTGCAGATTCATGTCGACCCCAATATATCAAGCATTGCAAAGTCATTTATTAAGCAAAATGGAAAACACAAATTATAACGATAATCGTTATACAACCTTATCATTTTGGCCTGTTTATCCCTAATTCAGCAATAATTATAGTGCAATCATGATTTAATTTATCTGGAAAAACTCATGACGACATTATCCCTTTTCACCCCCGCCAGTATCGGGAAGCTAGCCTTGAAAAACCGCCTAGTGGTCGCACCAATGACCCGTGTCACCGCCTCCGAGGAGGGTGTAGCCAGCGATCGTATGAAGACATACTACGAAGATTTTGCACGCGGTGGATTTGGTCTGGTTATATCGGAAGGCATTTATATTGATAAAGAATGGTCACAGACTTATGCCTTTCAGGCTGGCTTGACCAGTACGGAACAGGTTGCAGGATGGCACAACATCACTGACGCCGTTCACCAACAACAGGGGCGTATTTTTGCCCAAATCCAGCACTCTGGTGCGTTGTCACAGGGCAACTATTTTCGGGATGGGACTGTTGCACCAAGTGCCGTTCGTCCGGTAGGCAAGCAGATGACGTTTTATCGTGGCGAAGGTAAATACCCTGTTCCTCGTGAACTCAGCGAAGACGAAATACAGGACATTATCAATAGCTTTGCCGATGCCGCGGCGCATGCTGTTTTCGGGGCTGGCTTTGATGGCGTGGAAATCCATGGTGCAAATGGATATCTTCTCGATCAGTTCTTCACGGATCACACTAACCTGCGTACTGACCGCTGGGGCGGTGACATCGCAGGCCGCCTGCAATTTAGCCTTGAAGTGATTCACTCTGTCAGACAACGTGTAGGTCAGGATATTCCAGTGGGTATCCGAATATCTCAGGGGAAAGTAAATGACTTTTTCCATAAATGGGCTAACGGCGAAGATGATGCTCGGGTGGTGTTTAGGTTGCTTGCTGGTTCCGGTATCGATTATCTGCACCTGACTGAATATGAAGCGTGGCAGCCAGCATTCCCTGATAACCCACTATCACTGATTGAGCTGGGACGTAAATATGCTCCACAGCTAACCATTATGGCTAATGGTAGCCTGCATGATAAATCCCGGGCAATACAGGTCATGGAAATGGGCGCCGATCTCATTGCATTAGGCCGAGGCGCCTTGGCAAATCATGACTTGCCTGAACGAATGGCCAGCGGCGTAGCCTTACGCGAATTTGACAGCGCGATTCTTGGACCCATTGCCAATATTAAAGATTCTGAACTTTCTGTCTGACTCCTCTGCCCCGGTAACTTTCCGGGGTTTACTGCCATGTAAATTAAAGACGCCTGCTTAAGGAAACTTAAGCGGGCTTTTTGCTTTCGGATATGGGGTGAACGGCGGCTAAGGTGACAGCAGCCCTTATATTTTGAGCCACATTCGAGCAGGTCTAGCGCAACAGCACTTTGCCAATCAGATAGGTTGTTGCCTGTCCGCCGATGTAAACGCGATCGCCCACCAGCTGGCAGCGTAAATCCCCGCCACGCTCTAATCCCTGGTGCGCCAACATCTGCGTTTTATTCAGTTTTTCAGCCCAGTAAGGAATGAGCATGCTATGCGCCGAACCTGTCACAGGATCTTCCGCTACGGCTTCACCTGGGCAGAAGAAACGGCTAACAAAATCGTACTCACTGTCACCAGGGGCTGTTATACAAACCATTTTTCCCAGGGGAAGCATGTCATTGATGTTCGGGCGTACAGTTTCGACCTGCTGCCGATTCTCCATTACTACCAGGTAATCACGCGCCACGCGCACTTCTTTGCATTCTGTGATGCCCAACGTTTCCAGCAATAATGCCGGTGGCGTGACAGGCTTGGTTTCCCACGCAGGAAAATCGAGCGTCAGCCATTTACCGTTGCGTACCACCGTCAGTGGGCCAACAAAACGGGTATCAAAATGAATAGTCGTGCCTTGGTAATCAAGATGTTCAAAGATAACGTGCGCAGCTGCCATTGTGGCATGTCCACACAGATTTATTTCAGCCAGGGAGGTAAACCATCGCAACTCAAAGCCAGTATCATTTGCGACAAAGAATGCTGTTTCTGACTGGTTATGCTGCTGGGACATTTTCAATAATGTCTCATCAGGCAACCATTCTGTTAACGGACATACTGCTGCGGCATTACCGCCAAAAATCGTGTTGCTAAAGGCATCTATCATGTAAAAATCAATTTGTTGCATAGCGTAAATCTCTAATCGATCTTCGGGCAGCTCACACTCTACCACGCCACGACAACATGCAATTTCGTATTTTTCATGCGTTCACCTTCCCCTGAAAAAATGAATATAGTGACTAACGAAAACTGAATGCGGTATAGCATTTTCTTGCGATATGAAGACGTCTGTTTCTGGCACAAAGCAGGCATTGTGAACGTGGCACGGCCCGCTTTGAGCAAGGAGCGGACCTTCAATAGCGATTCTCATACAATGTGTAAATGGACGGTTGTGAGCTCATTAATTAATATTTAGTTATGGGAAATAGAACCATGCGGTTGAAATGAGGTCGTTTTTAATTTCAAAAACAGCAACACTCTCCAAAGGCTGATCAGACAACCCATGTATCAATTCGTGATCGAAAACTTTATTGCCCATTACTATTCTGGAAATAAGCTCTGCTTTAAGTTTCTGATTATTAAATCTATTATTCACGTAAAATTCACGTAAGGATTCTTTCCCTATTGTAGAAGGACTCTCAGCAGGCATCCGATAACCTTTGAAGTCCTCTGAAAAGCAAGAGATGAACGCTTCAATATCATGGGCATTATACGCTTCGAACTGAGCCTTCACTGGTGAATCTACCGACATAAAAACCCCCATCAATGAATTTATATGCAACTTATTACCATATAAAATCACATTTATTACATAAGAACAAATCAAAACTTAAGCTGAATTCGATGCTCATCTGGTCCGCTTCTGGCACATAGCAAACCCGCAGGTTAGCCGCGAATCCCCCGCAACAACCCCGTACTTCGCCTTATCCACCTAAATCAACAGCCGGACCCGATCATAAATCACTCGGTCCTCCTGTCGTGCGGAACGGGCGTGCTGGCGCAGGGCACGCACCAAATGATCAATCAGCGCATGGGCGGCGGTGCTGAGAATGCTGTTGCGACGAGTCACGATATTCAATCGTGCCAAATCGCAACTTTCCCGCAGCGCCAACGGCTGCAAACGCCCGGCAAACTGCGGCAGGCCGACCAGCGGCGCCGGACACCAGGTACACATGTCCGCCGACTCCACCATCACCTGCAACATGCCCAGGGAATGCGCATGAATAATACGATTCGGATCAAGGTGAGCACCGTGTCGGCTGAACAGTTGATGAATTAAATCGTCATGATTCTCCGGTGTGTAATTCAGCACCCAATCCTGCTCCAGCAACTGGTGAATCGAGGTGCTTTGGCTCAACGGATGCCCCTGCCGCACCATCACCGCCGTTTCATAATCGAGCAAGGGTTCGCAATGAAACTCCTGCGGTGCCATCGAAACCGGAAGCGGCGTGATGGCAAAATCCATCGTGCCCTCACGCAGTTGTGATTGCGCGTTGGCCATCAGGCTTTCAAACAGCTCCAGTTTGACCTTGGGCATCTTTTTGCGAAAGGCCAACACCGCCGTCGGCAACACCGTCAACATCAGCCACGGCGTAATGGCGGCTTTCACCTGCTCTTGCGCTAATCCGCGTAACCCTGCCATTTCATTATCAGCCTGTTCCAGCTGATTCAGCACCAACCGGGCATGTGCCAACAGCGTTTTCCCGTAAGGCGTAAACCCCAGACCGCTCGGAGAGCGGAGCAGCAACGGCAGTTCCTGTTGCTGCTCCAGCTCACGTAAAGCCCGCGTAACCGCTGCCTGTGAAAGCCCCAATTGCCGCGCGGCGGCGCGGATACTCCCGCCGTCGGCGCTGGCGACCAATGCCTGTAACTGATGCAGTTTCATGATGCCCCTATGACAACCTATTGTTGTCAGCATAACCGAACGGCGGCTCCCCGACCAACGGGTTGTTTGCTAGTGTCTGGAGTATCTTGTTTTCCGGTTATTGAGCGTCGGAAATCGACTATTCAATCAGGATACCGCGATGAATAAACCACTTATTTTATCTGAAATAGCGGCATTTAAGCATGAAATGGTCGCTATCCGCCGCCATATTCATGCTCACCCCGAATTGGGATTCAACGAGTTCGCCACCGGTGAGTTGGTAGCAAAACTGCTGTCCGAGTGGGGTTATCAGGTCACGCGGCACCTGGGGCAAACAGGCGTTGTCGCCACCTTGCAACGAGGCACGGGAAAATCACTGGGCTTACGTGCCGATATGGATGCATTACCGATGGAAGAAACCAGCGGGTTAACCTACGCCAGCACCCACCGTGGCGTGATGCATGCCTGCGGTCATGATGGCCACACCACTATGCTGCTGGCCGCTGCGCGTTATCTGGCGCAACACTCTGACTTTACCGGGACTCTGCATCTGATTTTTCAGCCAGCGGAAGAAGGTGGCGGCGGCGCCAGAGTGATGATTGAAGACGGATTGTTCGAGCGGTTCCCCTGTGATGCGGTGTTCGCCATGCACAACGTACCT contains:
- a CDS encoding MFS transporter, with translation MSVPAISHLNRRAWIILAIITLFWIADGYDTFVLLVTARSTLGELLPATEQAAFVRYLGYMVAITLAGWATGGILGGILGDRIGRRKTMLLRVVLYSLATPMTATSSSIVLFAFWRFITGIGIGAEWGVGTSLLQEVWPEKWRTKGAGLLQAGFSVGGLLVSGLWIVVGSTWGLSWRWMYLFGILPLLIMLAVYRYIPESTRWARNRSTSLCQALFHSPLLRRHLFGALTVSVAITGGWWAISSFLPSFVSGLVREPRDAAFYAGWAGALYNVGEIIGCIAMGVLAENWGRRLTTSIYLLGSLLIIPLIFLGLSSVTTVTWIQLLAGYLTGGLYSWYSIHTPELFPTAVRATAISIIFSGSRYLAMVGAVMAGSLAALLGGFDKVAIWFALFYLVGFIGLFYLPETRGKGLPD
- a CDS encoding LLM class flavin-dependent oxidoreductase encodes the protein MLGLFLPLQTGGWSQSTLPRDTDWSFDYNARLTQQAEALGFDVVFGLSQWLPKGGFGGETGYRENFLDPFISAVGLAALTKRILLLGTIHILYGPWHPLHLARFLATADHLSGGRFGANIVTGYAENEPKIFGMTRADHNRRYQQADEFIRICNALWHGEDNLNWQGEFYSLEQAYVSPRPRFGRPILASASGSAAGFEYAARHSDIVFISSPAGEQFANAIAALTDHIRAVKNAAERQRRRIRVIINPTIIVRPTSEETWRYYQAIIDHADLAAIENFAARHSAGDSQSWPQHSARGRAVGGHLHIVADRLAQLHHAGIDGVQITFYDYEPELAFFSNSVIPLLEQAGLHMPLTSTQEQIP
- a CDS encoding LysR family transcriptional regulator: MNLQDVSLFLVITETHSLTQAAKRLGISAMSVSRRLASLEHELGTRLLQRTTRSVSLTQEGMEFLPYARALIEAETGARALFSSSTQGAVGLLRITAPSGFGRRNILPLVSGLLADNPKLSIDLQLSEDVVDIVGRGIDVAIRIAPLKDSTLIARKIADNPRVICASPDYLKANGKPQFVEDLMQHHCLRLSSVPQWIFERDGEVIRTSVDGRFSSDNVEGVRDLCAEGLGIAQLTRWDVLKETREGTLVEIDLLDARPQALSVWAVLPTTRYLPLRVSTFIDKLKSSLNSMN
- a CDS encoding NADH:flavin oxidoreductase — encoded protein: MTTLSLFTPASIGKLALKNRLVVAPMTRVTASEEGVASDRMKTYYEDFARGGFGLVISEGIYIDKEWSQTYAFQAGLTSTEQVAGWHNITDAVHQQQGRIFAQIQHSGALSQGNYFRDGTVAPSAVRPVGKQMTFYRGEGKYPVPRELSEDEIQDIINSFADAAAHAVFGAGFDGVEIHGANGYLLDQFFTDHTNLRTDRWGGDIAGRLQFSLEVIHSVRQRVGQDIPVGIRISQGKVNDFFHKWANGEDDARVVFRLLAGSGIDYLHLTEYEAWQPAFPDNPLSLIELGRKYAPQLTIMANGSLHDKSRAIQVMEMGADLIALGRGALANHDLPERMASGVALREFDSAILGPIANIKDSELSV
- a CDS encoding PhzF family phenazine biosynthesis protein; the encoded protein is MQQIDFYMIDAFSNTIFGGNAAAVCPLTEWLPDETLLKMSQQHNQSETAFFVANDTGFELRWFTSLAEINLCGHATMAAAHVIFEHLDYQGTTIHFDTRFVGPLTVVRNGKWLTLDFPAWETKPVTPPALLLETLGITECKEVRVARDYLVVMENRQQVETVRPNINDMLPLGKMVCITAPGDSEYDFVSRFFCPGEAVAEDPVTGSAHSMLIPYWAEKLNKTQMLAHQGLERGGDLRCQLVGDRVYIGGQATTYLIGKVLLR
- a CDS encoding nuclear transport factor 2 family protein translates to MSVDSPVKAQFEAYNAHDIEAFISCFSEDFKGYRMPAESPSTIGKESLREFYVNNRFNNQKLKAELISRIVMGNKVFDHELIHGLSDQPLESVAVFEIKNDLISTAWFYFP
- a CDS encoding LysR family transcriptional regulator gives rise to the protein MKLHQLQALVASADGGSIRAAARQLGLSQAAVTRALRELEQQQELPLLLRSPSGLGFTPYGKTLLAHARLVLNQLEQADNEMAGLRGLAQEQVKAAITPWLMLTVLPTAVLAFRKKMPKVKLELFESLMANAQSQLREGTMDFAITPLPVSMAPQEFHCEPLLDYETAVMVRQGHPLSQSTSIHQLLEQDWVLNYTPENHDDLIHQLFSRHGAHLDPNRIIHAHSLGMLQVMVESADMCTWCPAPLVGLPQFAGRLQPLALRESCDLARLNIVTRRNSILSTAAHALIDHLVRALRQHARSARQEDRVIYDRVRLLI